The Halobellus sp. MBLA0158 genome has a window encoding:
- a CDS encoding NADH-quinone oxidoreductase subunit D, with the protein MRPPSASPAESVSPDARSRPSAEAAIRGLDERFSVRRDDHLHAPGVVIRPDAVQDALRYLRDEAGFDHCSCATAQQYEDRYETIYHLKRYDDPTAELSVVVPAPLDDPASESAAPVFPTAGWHEREAYDLIGIEYDDHPDLRRLLLPETWQGHPLSRDYDRDRPQIVPYTENVNPIQDDDREGDTLLLNIGPHHPATHGVLHLEVTLDGEQVVDVEPDIGYIHRCEEQMCQSKTYRHQIMPYPDRWDWGGAGLLNEWAYARTAERLADIDVPEYAQVIRTMAAELSRMLSHFLAVGAYALDVIGDFTATFMYAIKDRERIQNILEDLTGQRLMFNYFRLGGVAWDLPEPREEFFERVYDFVDDLPTRLAEYHDLLTGNEVIQMRTVDTGVLSAETAKAYGCTGPVARGSGVDYDLRRDDPYGYYDQLAWDVVTQPDGDNFARLLVRLREIEQSARIVEQCAELLEDWPEADREIQANVPRTLKPDDDTEVYRAVEAAKGELGIYIRADGTDSPARFKIRGPSFSHLQALPEMTRGGYIPDLIATLGSLDTIMGEVDR; encoded by the coding sequence ATGCGACCCCCCTCCGCGTCCCCCGCCGAATCGGTTTCGCCCGACGCGCGGTCCCGTCCTTCCGCCGAGGCCGCGATCCGCGGCCTGGACGAGCGGTTCTCGGTCCGCCGCGACGACCACCTCCACGCGCCCGGCGTCGTGATCCGCCCCGACGCCGTCCAGGACGCCCTCCGCTACCTCCGCGACGAGGCGGGCTTCGATCACTGCTCGTGTGCCACCGCCCAGCAGTACGAGGACCGCTACGAGACCATCTACCACCTCAAGCGGTACGACGACCCCACCGCCGAACTGAGCGTCGTCGTGCCCGCGCCGCTGGACGACCCCGCGAGCGAGTCGGCGGCACCGGTCTTTCCGACCGCTGGCTGGCACGAGCGGGAGGCCTACGACCTGATCGGGATCGAGTACGACGACCACCCGGACCTGCGGCGCCTGCTCCTGCCCGAGACGTGGCAGGGGCACCCGCTGTCGAGGGACTACGACCGGGACCGGCCGCAGATCGTCCCCTACACGGAGAACGTCAATCCGATCCAGGACGACGACCGCGAGGGCGACACCCTGTTGTTGAACATCGGGCCGCACCACCCCGCGACCCACGGCGTCCTCCACCTGGAGGTGACCCTCGACGGCGAGCAGGTCGTCGACGTCGAGCCCGATATCGGCTACATCCACCGCTGCGAGGAGCAGATGTGCCAGTCGAAGACCTACCGCCACCAGATTATGCCGTACCCCGACCGGTGGGACTGGGGCGGCGCCGGCCTGCTCAACGAGTGGGCCTACGCTCGGACGGCCGAGCGACTCGCCGACATCGATGTCCCGGAGTACGCGCAGGTGATCCGGACAATGGCCGCGGAGCTCTCGCGGATGCTCTCGCACTTCCTGGCCGTCGGCGCGTACGCGCTCGACGTCATCGGCGACTTCACGGCGACGTTTATGTACGCGATCAAGGACCGCGAGCGGATCCAGAACATCCTCGAAGACCTCACCGGCCAGCGGCTGATGTTCAACTACTTCCGGCTCGGCGGCGTCGCCTGGGACCTCCCCGAACCGCGCGAGGAGTTCTTCGAGCGGGTCTACGACTTCGTCGACGACCTGCCGACGCGGCTCGCGGAGTACCACGACCTCCTCACCGGCAACGAGGTCATCCAGATGCGGACGGTCGACACGGGCGTCCTCTCCGCGGAGACGGCGAAGGCCTACGGCTGCACGGGCCCCGTCGCTCGCGGCTCCGGGGTCGACTACGACCTCCGCCGCGACGACCCCTACGGCTACTACGACCAACTGGCGTGGGACGTCGTCACCCAGCCCGACGGCGACAACTTCGCGCGGCTGCTCGTCCGCCTCCGCGAGATCGAGCAGTCCGCGCGGATCGTCGAGCAGTGCGCCGAGCTGCTCGAAGACTGGCCCGAGGCGGACCGAGAGATCCAGGCGAACGTCCCCCGCACGCTCAAACCGGACGACGACACCGAGGTCTACCGGGCCGTCGAGGCCGCGAAAGGGGAACTCGGGATCTACATCCGCGCGGACGGCACCGACTCGCCCGCGCGGTTCAAGATCCGCGGCCCCTCCTTCTCGCACCTCCAGGCGCTCCCCGAGATGACCCGCGGCGGCTACATCCCCGACCTGATCGCGACGCTCGGGAGCCTCGACACGATTATGGGCGAGGTGGACCGGTAG
- the mutS gene encoding DNA mismatch repair protein MutS, with amino-acid sequence MASQGIVEEFLSLKSETDADILTMQCGDFYEFFADDAERVADELDLKVSQKSSHGSSYPMAGVPVDDLTPYLKALVERGYRVAVADQFEGDGGDHYREITRIVTPGTLLETDDAEARYTAAVVGDVGGAGTATDDARIGLAFADATTGQFLVTVAEGVDAALSELHRFGPVEILPGPDVRGDDAVTRRLREETDATVSLFEVDAFAPGRAEHALREQFGRETLDSVGIREEEAIRAAGAVLRYVEETGAGVLPSMTRVRRFETTDHLELDSTTQRNLELTETMQGGSDGTLFETIDHTVTSPGRRLLREWVTRPRRDRDELDRRLDCVEALASAALARERVREALDGGYDLERLAARTISGSADARDLLAVRDTLAILPAVADAIAGSPLADSPLAEVVDRPDREIAGEIREELDAALADDPPKTVSQGGLFERGYDDELDDLLDRHDEAQEWIDTLAEREKRQHGLSHVTVDRNKTDGHYIQIGKSVADQVPDHYTEIKTLKNSKRFVTDELEEREREILRLEEARGDLEYELFCDLRDRIGERAELLQDVGRALAEVDALASLAAHAVGNDWVRPELVESGPLEIEAGRHPVVEQTTEFVPNDLSMDRERGFLLVTGPNMSGKSTYMRQVALITLLAQIGSFVPARSATIGLVDGIYTRVGALDELAQGRSTFMVEMQELSNILHSACEDSLVILDEVGRGTATYDGISIAWAATEYLHNEIRAKTLFATHYHELTSLADHLGRVENVHVAVDDSGEDVTFLRTIEEGPTDRSYGVHVAELAGVPEPVVSRADEVLERLRAEEAIEAKGSGGGGSDSGPTQAVFDLSSGQFVDGSGSDRGADASGAAEAAEATDGGQRSESGASEAATGAGGGSTPDPDPDPALADVAADLEALDLAEVSPIELMSRVQEWQERLDDA; translated from the coding sequence ATGGCCTCGCAGGGAATCGTCGAGGAGTTCCTCTCTCTGAAGTCCGAGACCGACGCCGACATCCTGACGATGCAGTGCGGCGACTTCTACGAGTTCTTCGCCGACGACGCCGAGCGCGTCGCCGACGAACTCGATCTGAAGGTCTCTCAGAAGTCCTCACACGGCTCGTCGTACCCGATGGCCGGCGTCCCGGTCGACGACCTCACGCCGTACCTGAAGGCGCTCGTCGAGCGCGGCTACCGGGTGGCTGTCGCCGACCAGTTCGAGGGCGACGGCGGCGACCACTACCGCGAGATCACCCGGATCGTCACGCCGGGCACCCTGCTCGAAACCGACGACGCCGAGGCGCGGTACACCGCCGCGGTCGTCGGCGACGTGGGCGGCGCCGGAACCGCGACCGACGACGCACGGATCGGCCTCGCCTTCGCGGACGCGACGACCGGGCAGTTCCTCGTGACCGTCGCCGAGGGCGTCGACGCGGCGCTGTCGGAACTCCACCGCTTCGGGCCCGTCGAGATTCTCCCCGGGCCGGACGTCCGCGGCGACGACGCCGTCACCCGGCGCCTCCGCGAGGAGACCGATGCCACGGTCTCGCTGTTCGAGGTCGACGCCTTCGCGCCCGGCCGCGCGGAGCACGCGCTCCGCGAGCAGTTCGGCCGGGAGACGCTCGACAGCGTCGGCATCCGGGAGGAAGAAGCGATCCGCGCCGCGGGCGCGGTCCTCCGCTACGTCGAGGAGACCGGCGCGGGCGTGTTGCCATCGATGACGCGGGTCCGGCGCTTCGAGACGACGGACCACCTCGAACTCGACTCGACGACCCAGCGCAACCTCGAACTCACAGAGACGATGCAGGGCGGCAGCGACGGGACGCTCTTCGAGACGATCGACCACACGGTCACGAGCCCCGGGCGCCGGCTCCTGCGGGAGTGGGTGACGCGCCCCCGCCGCGACCGCGACGAACTCGACCGTCGGCTCGACTGCGTCGAAGCCCTGGCGTCGGCGGCGCTGGCGCGCGAGCGCGTCCGCGAGGCGCTCGACGGCGGCTACGACCTCGAACGGCTCGCGGCCAGAACGATCTCGGGGAGCGCCGACGCCCGCGACCTCCTCGCTGTCCGGGACACGCTCGCGATCCTCCCCGCCGTCGCCGACGCCATCGCGGGCTCGCCGCTCGCGGACTCGCCCCTGGCGGAGGTCGTCGACCGGCCCGACCGGGAGATCGCCGGGGAGATCCGCGAGGAACTCGACGCGGCGCTCGCCGACGACCCGCCGAAGACCGTCAGTCAGGGCGGCCTGTTCGAGCGCGGCTACGACGACGAACTCGACGACCTGCTCGACCGCCACGACGAGGCCCAGGAGTGGATCGACACGCTGGCCGAGCGCGAGAAGCGACAGCACGGCCTCAGCCACGTCACCGTCGACCGCAACAAGACCGACGGCCACTACATCCAGATCGGGAAATCGGTCGCCGATCAGGTCCCGGACCACTACACGGAGATCAAGACGCTCAAGAACTCGAAGCGGTTCGTCACCGACGAACTCGAAGAGCGCGAGCGGGAGATCCTCCGACTGGAGGAGGCACGCGGCGACCTCGAATACGAGCTGTTCTGCGACCTCCGCGACCGGATCGGAGAGCGCGCGGAGCTCCTCCAGGACGTCGGCCGCGCGCTCGCCGAGGTCGACGCGCTGGCGTCGCTCGCGGCCCACGCCGTCGGCAACGACTGGGTCCGGCCGGAGCTGGTCGAGTCAGGGCCGCTGGAGATCGAGGCCGGCCGGCACCCGGTCGTCGAGCAGACCACGGAGTTCGTCCCGAACGACCTCTCGATGGACCGAGAGCGGGGGTTCCTGCTCGTCACCGGGCCGAATATGAGCGGGAAGTCGACGTATATGCGCCAGGTCGCGCTCATCACGCTTCTCGCTCAGATCGGCAGCTTCGTCCCCGCGCGCTCGGCGACGATCGGGCTCGTCGACGGAATTTACACTCGTGTGGGGGCGCTCGACGAGCTCGCGCAGGGCCGCTCGACGTTTATGGTCGAGATGCAGGAGCTCTCGAACATCCTGCACTCGGCGTGCGAGGACTCGCTCGTCATCCTCGACGAGGTGGGGCGGGGGACCGCCACCTACGACGGCATCTCGATCGCGTGGGCCGCGACCGAGTACCTCCACAACGAGATCCGCGCGAAGACGCTGTTTGCGACCCACTACCACGAGCTCACGTCGCTGGCGGACCACCTCGGGCGCGTGGAGAACGTCCACGTCGCCGTCGACGACTCGGGCGAGGACGTCACCTTCCTGCGGACGATCGAGGAGGGACCCACCGACAGGTCGTACGGCGTCCACGTCGCGGAGCTGGCGGGCGTCCCCGAACCCGTCGTCTCCCGCGCGGACGAGGTGCTCGAACGGCTCCGCGCCGAGGAGGCGATCGAAGCGAAGGGCAGCGGCGGGGGCGGAAGCGACAGCGGCCCGACGCAGGCCGTCTTCGACCTCTCGTCGGGGCAGTTCGTCGACGGGAGCGGCTCGGATCGCGGCGCCGACGCGTCGGGAGCGGCGGAGGCGGCGGAAGC
- the ubaA gene encoding SAMP-activating enzyme E1 produces the protein MSLSLDATQLDRYSRHIIMDEVGPDGQKRLLGARVLVVGAGGLGSPVLQYLAAAGVGTLGVVDDDVVERSNLQRQIVHADADVGRPKVESAADFVADLNPDVAVETYETRLDKTNVAEIVPEYDVVVDASDNFPTRYLLNDFCRIHDIPIAHGAIYKFEGQMTTLTPEGPCYRCLFPEAPEPGTVPDCATTGVLGVLPGTVGCIQATEAVKLVLDAGEGLEGRLLFYDAMDLSFETVPYQRTPDCPVCGDDPIGTIEDVEYTEACAVGGD, from the coding sequence ATGTCCCTTTCCCTCGACGCCACGCAGCTGGACCGCTACTCCAGACACATCATTATGGACGAGGTCGGTCCGGACGGCCAAAAGCGGCTGCTCGGCGCGCGGGTGCTCGTCGTCGGCGCGGGCGGGCTGGGCTCGCCGGTCCTCCAGTACCTCGCGGCCGCGGGGGTCGGCACCCTCGGCGTCGTCGACGACGACGTCGTCGAGCGGAGCAACCTCCAGCGCCAGATCGTCCACGCCGACGCGGACGTCGGTCGCCCGAAGGTCGAGAGCGCGGCCGACTTCGTCGCCGATCTCAACCCCGACGTCGCGGTCGAGACCTACGAGACGCGGCTCGACAAGACGAACGTCGCCGAGATCGTCCCCGAGTACGACGTCGTCGTCGACGCCTCCGACAACTTCCCGACGCGCTACCTCCTGAACGACTTCTGTCGGATCCACGATATCCCGATCGCTCACGGCGCGATCTACAAGTTCGAGGGCCAGATGACGACGCTCACGCCCGAGGGGCCGTGTTACCGCTGTCTGTTCCCCGAGGCGCCGGAGCCTGGGACCGTCCCCGACTGCGCGACGACGGGCGTTCTCGGCGTCCTGCCGGGCACCGTCGGCTGCATCCAGGCCACCGAAGCCGTGAAACTGGTCCTGGACGCGGGCGAGGGGCTGGAGGGCCGACTGCTCTTCTACGACGCGATGGACCTCTCCTTCGAGACGGTGCCCTACCAGCGGACCCCCGACTGCCCCGTCTGCGGCGACGACCCGATCGGGACCATCGAAGATGTCGAGTACACCGAGGCGTGCGCCGTCGGCGGCGACTGA
- a CDS encoding ArsR family transcriptional regulator codes for MAEAEQESLDDLPPSAKLVFKVLEYNGPLTQKGIVQESMLSARTVRYALERLEDIDVVDEDVYFADARQNLYQLTDDAPETHPAEGDADEAEACCAE; via the coding sequence ATGGCAGAGGCAGAACAGGAGAGTCTCGACGACCTCCCGCCGAGCGCGAAGCTCGTCTTCAAAGTACTCGAGTACAACGGCCCGCTGACCCAGAAGGGGATCGTGCAGGAGTCGATGCTCTCCGCACGGACGGTCCGGTACGCCCTCGAACGGCTCGAGGACATCGACGTGGTCGACGAAGACGTCTACTTCGCGGACGCGCGCCAGAACCTGTATCAACTCACCGACGACGCGCCGGAGACCCACCCCGCCGAGGGCGACGCCGACGAGGCCGAAGCCTGCTGTGCGGAGTGA
- a CDS encoding helix-turn-helix domain-containing protein, which translates to MRSVRLRLDLPAAYVHPMHAFVADTPGFRETRLRHWNPSVGERNTLVFFVDGDDEAAYTDALADQPSIAEYETAAAEGRRGFHLAVTEDQRTADARLTAAFLGTGVVVVPPIVYREDRAIDVSLVGASGELTTAIDGLPGDVDVTVRRVRPYDGRVADPTAALTPRQLAALEVAVDIGYYASPREATLDAVAAELDCAVGTAAEHLRKAEATVLRQVVASVPGGRR; encoded by the coding sequence ATGCGCTCGGTCCGACTCCGACTCGATCTGCCCGCGGCGTACGTCCACCCGATGCACGCGTTCGTCGCCGACACGCCCGGCTTCCGGGAGACGCGGCTGCGACACTGGAACCCCTCGGTCGGCGAGCGGAACACGCTCGTGTTCTTCGTCGACGGCGATGACGAGGCCGCCTACACCGACGCCCTGGCGGACCAGCCCTCGATCGCCGAGTACGAGACCGCGGCGGCGGAGGGCCGGCGCGGCTTCCACCTGGCCGTCACCGAGGACCAGCGGACGGCCGACGCGCGGCTCACGGCGGCGTTCCTCGGCACCGGCGTCGTCGTCGTGCCGCCGATCGTCTACCGAGAGGACCGCGCGATCGACGTCTCGCTTGTGGGGGCGAGCGGCGAGCTGACCACGGCGATCGACGGCCTTCCGGGCGACGTCGACGTGACCGTCCGCCGCGTCCGCCCCTACGACGGCCGGGTGGCGGATCCGACGGCCGCGCTCACGCCGCGGCAGTTGGCGGCGCTCGAAGTCGCGGTCGACATCGGGTACTACGCGAGCCCGCGCGAGGCGACGCTCGACGCCGTGGCGGCGGAACTCGACTGCGCGGTCGGGACCGCGGCCGAACACCTCCGGAAGGCCGAGGCGACCGTACTGCGGCAGGTCGTCGCGTCGGTCCCGGGCGGGCGCCGGTGA